A stretch of Vicinamibacteria bacterium DNA encodes these proteins:
- a CDS encoding TlpA disulfide reductase family protein produces the protein MRPSFWVAALVTVLLSGTAGARPTPTTAPTLELTTLEGKTVRLADFKGRVLLVDIWASWCGPCKSSFPSLDALYLELHPLGLDLLAVNVDERRRDADEFLSHHPHQMPVVLDPQGRVPEAFGAEAMPSSFLIDRSGNIRFRHAGYSPASLPVYRQEIARLLEEAGAESDGVVVIGP, from the coding sequence ATGCGCCCTTCCTTCTGGGTCGCGGCTCTTGTAACGGTGCTCCTTTCCGGAACGGCCGGGGCCCGCCCGACGCCAACGACAGCACCGACCCTCGAGCTCACCACCCTCGAGGGCAAGACGGTGAGGCTCGCCGATTTCAAGGGTCGCGTCCTTCTCGTGGACATCTGGGCGAGCTGGTGCGGGCCCTGCAAGAGCTCCTTCCCCTCCCTGGATGCGCTGTACCTGGAGCTCCACCCCCTCGGCCTCGACCTGTTGGCCGTGAACGTCGACGAGCGGCGTCGCGACGCCGACGAGTTCCTCTCGCACCATCCCCATCAGATGCCGGTCGTTCTCGACCCCCAGGGCCGCGTGCCCGAGGCCTTCGGCGCCGAGGCCATGCCCAGCTCCTTCCTGATCGATCGGAGCGGCAACATCCGCTTCCGCCACGCGGGGTATTCACCCGCCAGCCTTCCGGTCTACCGTCAGGAGATCGCGAGGCTCCTCGAGGAAGCGGGAGCGGAGAGCGACGGAGTGGTCGTCATCGGTCCATGA
- a CDS encoding class I SAM-dependent methyltransferase, whose translation MPKSHALTLFGAADTLTPAPLRIRDQVRASEPREAESWVGWCCSYCAAPLEIRTHGLFCAAEGRWFATHRGVHRLLPEERRRDILPFLELYQRVRRDEGWRAEPGLPDVAASHPQATIWRSCGRRFREALPLLAAALGRGPWRVLEVGAGCCWASVRLVELGHRVAAVDVNLDAEDGLLGANLLIEMGRLPRAEAEMDALPLEPGRFDLVLAVGSLHYQGQLTRTLVELRRVTQRNGVLLVLDSPVYRRRSDGEAQVARRMKLQGRRYGIAVPRESQPGYLVRGELVSLFAGAGWTLEVHGWPTPPREWAGDALSLLRGGRRAPRFPILLARRDG comes from the coding sequence GTGCCGAAGAGCCATGCATTGACGCTTTTCGGGGCCGCCGATACACTCACCCCCGCCCCCTTGCGGATACGAGATCAAGTTCGGGCGTCGGAACCTCGGGAGGCCGAGTCCTGGGTGGGCTGGTGCTGCTCTTATTGCGCCGCTCCCCTCGAAATCCGGACCCACGGCCTCTTTTGCGCGGCCGAGGGCCGCTGGTTTGCGACCCATCGGGGGGTGCATCGACTGCTCCCCGAGGAGCGGCGGCGAGACATCCTCCCCTTCTTGGAGCTGTACCAGCGTGTTCGGCGCGATGAGGGTTGGCGGGCGGAGCCGGGCCTGCCCGATGTGGCGGCCTCCCATCCCCAAGCGACGATCTGGCGGTCGTGCGGCCGAAGGTTCCGGGAGGCCCTTCCCCTCCTGGCCGCCGCCTTGGGCCGAGGGCCCTGGCGCGTGCTCGAGGTGGGGGCGGGGTGCTGTTGGGCAAGCGTGCGACTGGTCGAGCTGGGTCATCGGGTGGCAGCGGTGGACGTGAACCTGGACGCGGAGGACGGCTTGTTGGGTGCGAACCTCCTGATCGAGATGGGCCGGCTGCCCCGGGCGGAAGCGGAGATGGATGCGCTGCCCCTGGAGCCGGGCCGATTCGACCTCGTACTGGCGGTGGGCTCCCTGCACTACCAGGGTCAGCTCACCCGCACGCTGGTGGAGCTGCGACGCGTCACCCAGCGCAACGGTGTGCTCCTGGTCCTGGACTCCCCCGTCTACCGCCGACGGAGCGATGGGGAGGCCCAGGTGGCGCGGCGCATGAAGCTGCAGGGCCGGCGGTACGGCATAGCCGTTCCGCGGGAGAGCCAGCCCGGATACCTGGTCCGGGGAGAGCTCGTGAGCCTCTTCGCGGGGGCGGGCTGGACCCTCGAGGTCCACGGCTGGCCGACCCCGCCCCGGGAGTGGGCAGGCGACGCCCTCAGCCTCCTGCGCGGGGGCCGTAGAGCGCCCCGTTTCCCGATCCTGCTCGCGAGACGGGATGGCTAG
- a CDS encoding PilZ domain-containing protein — MKERRRARRRTIPFVRSAVLEVDGRSHIVALLDLGPDGAFLQTRTPLEPTQSLRLRLVLPRSGQEVVLPCQLVWRSDTFDAVTGRPAGLAVRFHGLDAGVVRRVEEFALEGFLPSPNPAPNAHYEYRLLDRPEVDTEELNHLGFDGWRLAAALPSPAGVRLVLLRRL; from the coding sequence ATGAAGGAGCGCCGGCGGGCCCGGCGAAGAACCATCCCCTTCGTCCGCAGCGCGGTCCTGGAGGTGGACGGGCGCAGCCACATCGTGGCCCTGCTCGACCTCGGTCCCGACGGAGCCTTTCTGCAGACGCGCACACCACTCGAGCCCACCCAGTCCCTCCGCCTCCGCCTCGTCCTCCCCCGCAGCGGGCAGGAGGTCGTCCTCCCCTGCCAGCTCGTCTGGCGGAGCGACACCTTCGATGCCGTCACCGGCCGGCCCGCGGGCCTGGCCGTGCGATTCCATGGCCTGGATGCGGGCGTGGTCCGCCGCGTCGAAGAGTTCGCCCTGGAGGGCTTCCTGCCCTCACCGAATCCGGCCCCGAACGCCCACTACGAGTACCGGCTGCTCGACCGGCCGGAGGTCGACACCGAGGAGCTGAACCACCTGGGCTTCGATGGCTGGCGCCTGGCCGCCGCCCTGCCCTCACCGGCGGGGGTGCGCCTCGTCCTCCTGCGTCGGCTCTGA
- a CDS encoding NUDIX hydrolase, whose translation MTIMSRSADAPPEGRARVVTRRRVYEGKVLALDVDLVEEPGGVQAVREVVRHRGSVAVLPVHEDGRVVLVRQYRYPVDARVWELPAGRLDPGETAEEGARRELEEEVGLQPSSLEPLSVFYTTPGFCDETMYLFRATALRAVPPRPEADERIEAGVFTLEEARDMIRRGEVREGKTLIALLLETERRAGGRAG comes from the coding sequence ATGACCATCATGAGCCGTTCCGCCGACGCTCCCCCCGAGGGGAGGGCGCGCGTGGTGACCCGCCGCCGCGTCTATGAAGGCAAGGTCCTCGCCCTCGACGTCGACCTGGTCGAGGAACCGGGGGGGGTACAGGCCGTGCGCGAGGTCGTCCGCCACCGCGGCTCGGTGGCGGTGCTGCCCGTGCACGAAGACGGGCGGGTGGTCCTCGTGCGGCAGTACCGCTACCCCGTGGACGCGAGGGTCTGGGAGCTGCCCGCGGGCCGGTTGGACCCCGGCGAGACCGCGGAGGAGGGGGCGCGGCGGGAGCTGGAGGAGGAGGTGGGGCTGCAACCCTCCAGCCTCGAGCCGCTGAGTGTCTTCTACACGACCCCCGGCTTCTGCGACGAGACCATGTACCTCTTCCGGGCCACCGCCCTGCGCGCGGTCCCTCCCCGACCGGAGGCGGACGAGCGCATCGAGGCGGGCGTCTTCACCCTGGAGGAGGCCCGGGACATGATCCGCCGCGGCGAAGTCCGGGAAGGCAAGACGCTGATCGCCCTCCTCTTGGAAACTGAGCGGCGGGCCGGGGGAAGGGCGGGATGA
- the lgt gene encoding prolipoprotein diacylglyceryl transferase, with protein sequence MYPRLFTLPAFHVFGRSFGPTLHTYGVLLAVAFLAGLWVVSRQAKKAGLDPGRVTDLAVWVLIAGLLGAKVLLVAVEGRFYFRNPREILSILQSGGVFYGGLMGGIAAAWFCARRYALPGWQTADVLAPGVIIGQAIGRLGCFAAGCCWGKPAQVPWAVTFRDFYASHAVGTPLETPLHPTQIYESLGAFLIFLGLLWLAPRKRFHGQVVLAYAFAYSVLRFVIEFFRGDPDRGSVFGGALSTSQLIAILLVAGAVIILPYLAKTQRVNPAPA encoded by the coding sequence ATGTACCCTCGCCTCTTCACCCTGCCCGCGTTCCATGTGTTCGGCCGGTCCTTCGGGCCCACCCTCCACACCTACGGTGTGCTGCTCGCGGTGGCCTTCCTGGCCGGCTTGTGGGTCGTCAGCCGGCAGGCCAAGAAGGCCGGGCTCGACCCCGGCCGCGTCACCGACCTGGCGGTCTGGGTCCTGATCGCTGGGCTCTTGGGGGCCAAGGTGCTCCTGGTGGCCGTGGAGGGGCGCTTCTACTTCAGGAACCCCCGCGAAATCCTGTCCATCCTCCAGAGCGGCGGGGTATTTTATGGTGGGCTCATGGGCGGGATCGCCGCGGCGTGGTTCTGCGCCCGGCGCTACGCCCTCCCCGGATGGCAGACCGCGGACGTGCTGGCCCCGGGGGTCATCATCGGCCAGGCCATCGGCCGCCTGGGCTGTTTCGCCGCCGGTTGCTGCTGGGGCAAGCCCGCGCAGGTGCCCTGGGCGGTGACCTTTCGGGACTTCTACGCGAGCCACGCCGTAGGCACGCCGCTCGAAACCCCCCTCCATCCCACCCAGATCTACGAGTCGCTGGGTGCCTTCCTTATCTTCCTGGGCCTGCTTTGGCTCGCGCCCCGCAAGCGGTTCCATGGCCAGGTCGTCCTCGCCTATGCGTTTGCCTATTCGGTGCTGCGTTTCGTGATCGAGTTTTTCCGGGGCGACCCGGACCGGGGCTCCGTGTTCGGGGGCGCTCTCTCCACTTCCCAGCTCATCGCCATCCTGCTGGTTGCGGGGGCCGTCATCATCCTGCCGTACCTGGCCAAGACGCAGCGGGTCAACCCGGCCCCCGCCTGA
- the lspA gene encoding signal peptidase II, with translation MKRLYYVGLVIAIVALDQLTKWLIVSSMELHEYRSLIDGLLSLSHVHNRGAAFGILSDADLPHQAMLFSVLSLFALGAIAVYAFRLPVAARLPQFALALILGGAVGNLLDRMRLGYVVDFVHVYVKQHQWPDFNLADSAITVGVALLILDILRTPQPNPGRKAGMAEAASPAGRTD, from the coding sequence ATGAAGCGCCTCTACTACGTCGGCCTGGTCATCGCGATCGTGGCCCTGGATCAGCTCACGAAGTGGTTGATCGTGAGCTCGATGGAACTGCACGAGTACCGCTCGCTCATCGACGGCTTGCTCAGCTTGAGCCACGTCCACAACCGGGGGGCGGCCTTTGGGATCCTCTCCGACGCCGACCTTCCCCACCAGGCCATGCTGTTCTCCGTCTTGAGCCTGTTCGCCCTGGGCGCCATCGCCGTCTACGCCTTCCGGCTCCCGGTGGCGGCCCGTCTCCCCCAGTTCGCCCTGGCCCTGATCCTGGGCGGGGCGGTGGGGAACCTGCTGGACCGCATGCGTCTCGGCTACGTGGTGGATTTCGTCCACGTGTACGTCAAACAGCACCAATGGCCGGACTTCAATCTCGCCGACTCCGCGATCACGGTGGGGGTGGCGCTCCTCATCCTGGACATCCTGCGCACCCCGCAGCCCAACCCCGGGCGGAAGGCGGGGATGGCGGAGGCCGCGTCGCCGGCCGGGAGGACCGACTAG
- a CDS encoding cobalamin-dependent protein (Presence of a B(12) (cobalamin)-binding domain implies dependence on cobalamin itself, in one of its several forms, or in some unusual lineages, dependence on a cobalamin-like analog.): MKPIVLYHPGGDHPTLPLGLVHLGSLFRDRRVTIVDGRVELAPEAQVVALCREAVCLGVTVRTGAPIQDALRICHAARAASPGLPVIWGGWHPSLLPGQCLSSAAVDACVVGQGEGAFAAAVHVLEERGSLHEVSGLVWRSGDGDVVRNPPGFFADVNGLPRANFGLLDLERYFQARGSRRLDYCTSQTDAFPGAGREPAWSGLCAERVVEEVRDLARGHKLSEVCFRDEDFFHDARRLEAIAQSLLEGKGRVSWSGAGRIDSLRRLSDDQLGLLKASGCRRVGVGVEAGRPGTAEKGRGEVLELAERLRGAGLGMRVSFLAGNPGEPRERLREVYRTAKAIREIDGSFETPLYLYAPYPGPPEPGPEASPAASTLEEWSQIDLDSAPGPPKLLSKRVSRYNFYLDQAYRPPGRRWGKRLVHALARARVRLGFFGLDLERRAVLWVAEARTGRDRPRRPAAED; the protein is encoded by the coding sequence TTGAAGCCGATCGTCCTCTATCACCCGGGGGGCGACCATCCCACTCTTCCCCTGGGCCTCGTCCACCTGGGATCCCTCTTCCGCGACCGACGGGTCACGATCGTGGATGGGCGGGTGGAGTTGGCCCCGGAGGCGCAGGTGGTGGCCCTGTGCCGCGAGGCCGTGTGCCTGGGGGTCACGGTCAGGACGGGCGCGCCCATTCAGGATGCCCTTCGCATCTGCCACGCCGCCCGGGCCGCGAGCCCGGGTCTCCCCGTGATCTGGGGCGGCTGGCACCCATCGTTGCTCCCCGGGCAGTGTCTGTCCTCGGCAGCGGTTGACGCCTGCGTGGTCGGCCAAGGGGAGGGCGCGTTCGCGGCCGCGGTGCACGTTCTGGAGGAAAGGGGGTCGCTGCACGAGGTATCGGGGCTGGTCTGGCGGAGCGGCGACGGGGACGTGGTTCGAAACCCTCCCGGCTTCTTCGCCGACGTGAACGGGCTCCCGCGCGCCAATTTTGGGCTCCTGGACCTGGAGCGCTATTTCCAGGCGCGGGGCTCGAGGCGGCTCGACTACTGCACCAGCCAGACGGACGCGTTTCCGGGTGCGGGAAGAGAACCCGCGTGGAGCGGCCTCTGCGCGGAGCGCGTGGTGGAGGAGGTCCGGGACCTGGCCCGCGGCCACAAGCTGTCCGAGGTGTGCTTCCGCGACGAAGACTTCTTCCACGACGCGCGGCGGCTGGAGGCCATCGCCCAGAGTCTCCTGGAGGGGAAGGGACGGGTCTCCTGGTCGGGGGCGGGTCGCATCGACTCCCTGCGCCGCCTGAGCGACGACCAACTGGGGCTGCTAAAAGCAAGCGGCTGCCGGCGCGTCGGCGTAGGGGTGGAAGCGGGACGGCCAGGAACCGCCGAGAAGGGGCGGGGGGAGGTCCTCGAGCTCGCGGAGAGGCTCCGCGGGGCCGGCCTCGGGATGCGGGTCTCGTTCCTGGCCGGCAACCCCGGGGAGCCCCGGGAGCGCCTGCGGGAGGTGTACCGGACGGCGAAAGCCATTCGCGAGATCGACGGTTCTTTCGAGACGCCCCTCTACCTCTACGCTCCCTATCCCGGGCCTCCGGAGCCCGGGCCGGAGGCTTCTCCGGCCGCTTCGACCCTCGAGGAGTGGTCGCAGATCGATCTTGATTCCGCGCCCGGGCCGCCCAAGCTGTTGAGCAAACGGGTCTCTCGGTACAACTTCTATCTGGACCAGGCCTACCGCCCGCCCGGCCGGCGTTGGGGGAAGAGGCTGGTCCACGCCCTCGCCCGGGCCCGGGTCCGGCTCGGTTTCTTCGGCCTCGATCTCGAGCGTCGCGCCGTGCTCTGGGTGGCCGAGGCACGCACGGGCCGCGATCGGCCGCGCCGGCCCGCGGCCGAGGACTGA
- the ileS gene encoding isoleucine--tRNA ligase, with amino-acid sequence MRTAKNSAMTTAQDLKSTLNLPKTDFPMKANLPHAEPERLAIWQGEDLYRRVRAARRGLPIFVLHDGPPYANGHIHLGTVVNKVLKDLVVRSQSMAGRDAPYLPGWDCHGLPIELQVDKDLGPRKKEMSPVAFRRQCRAYAEKFVAIQRQEFERLGILGEWNQPYLTMAPSYQATIVRQLADFAAKGEVYKAKKSVHWCISCRTALAEAEVEYDEHHVSPSIDVRFALADSERERLSARHPGLKDKNVFAVIWTTTPWTLPANLALAFHPEADYAFYPVVGTSDVLLLAKAVSQAAQARYWGGEKRLGTPLAETKGAALEHVRFRHPWLDRDAPGVLADYVALDTGTGVVHTAPGHGWDDYLTGVRYGLDIYCPVDEAGRFLHEVEHFAGQKVFEANPKIIDFLRGRGALVWAGQETHSYPICWRCKHPIIFRATEQWFIALDGEGKLREKALAAIEDVKWFPSWGKERIRNMIATRPDWCISRQRLWGVPIPAFYCKSCGEAVLRKDLLERVADLFEKESADAWYEREAKDLLPPGFHCPRCQGEAFDKERDILDVWFDSGSSQAAVLGHRADLPWPADVYLEGSDQHRGWFHSSLLIGVGTRGAPPYRQVITHGFTVDAEGKKISKSLGNDVDSQKLIASHGAEILRLWTIMVDYREDMRFSDDMLKRVSEAYRKIRNTCRYLISNLYDFDPATDAVLDAELDDLDGYALAYHWQFVDRVRAAYDSYSFHIVYHELVGYCAEISSIYFDILKDRLYCDAPNDRRRRSAQTVLHRILDELTRLLAPVLPFTADEVWSHVSGHGADSVHTTLFPAKTPLVPGTPTKTGEVVRMQASDLILRWSQDLFPLREEVLKKLEEARAARTIGSSLEARVHITAPAKQLDALRKYESQSTVFPGNLANLFIVSKVDLEAEGPLAARVGPAPGRKCERCWTYSENVGRLPVHPAVCERCAAVLERR; translated from the coding sequence GTGAGGACCGCCAAGAACTCCGCGATGACCACCGCCCAGGATCTCAAGTCCACCCTCAACCTGCCCAAGACCGACTTCCCAATGAAGGCCAACCTGCCTCATGCGGAGCCTGAGCGGCTGGCCATCTGGCAAGGGGAGGACCTTTACCGCCGCGTCCGGGCCGCACGTCGGGGCCTGCCCATCTTCGTCCTCCACGACGGCCCGCCCTACGCCAACGGCCACATCCATCTGGGCACGGTGGTCAACAAAGTCCTCAAGGACCTGGTGGTGCGTAGCCAGAGCATGGCCGGGCGCGACGCCCCTTATCTGCCGGGGTGGGACTGCCACGGCCTTCCCATCGAGCTACAGGTCGACAAGGACCTCGGACCGCGCAAGAAGGAGATGAGCCCGGTCGCGTTCCGCCGGCAATGCCGGGCCTACGCCGAGAAGTTCGTGGCCATCCAGCGCCAGGAGTTCGAGCGCCTGGGCATCCTCGGCGAGTGGAACCAGCCCTACCTCACCATGGCCCCCAGCTACCAGGCCACCATCGTGCGGCAGCTCGCCGACTTCGCGGCCAAGGGAGAGGTCTACAAAGCCAAGAAATCCGTTCACTGGTGCATCTCCTGCCGGACGGCCCTGGCGGAAGCGGAAGTGGAGTACGACGAGCACCACGTCAGCCCCTCCATCGACGTGCGCTTTGCCCTTGCGGATAGCGAGCGGGAGAGGCTCTCCGCCCGGCACCCGGGTCTCAAGGACAAGAACGTTTTCGCGGTGATCTGGACGACCACGCCCTGGACGCTGCCCGCCAACCTGGCCCTCGCCTTCCACCCCGAGGCCGATTACGCGTTTTATCCCGTGGTGGGCACGAGCGACGTGCTTCTCCTCGCCAAGGCCGTGAGCCAGGCCGCGCAGGCGCGGTATTGGGGCGGGGAGAAGCGCCTGGGCACGCCCCTCGCAGAGACCAAGGGCGCCGCCCTCGAGCACGTGCGCTTTCGTCATCCCTGGCTCGACCGCGACGCGCCGGGCGTCCTCGCCGACTACGTGGCCCTGGACACGGGGACAGGCGTCGTCCACACCGCCCCCGGACACGGCTGGGACGACTACCTGACCGGCGTCCGCTACGGTCTGGACATCTACTGCCCGGTCGACGAGGCGGGCCGCTTCCTGCACGAAGTCGAGCATTTTGCCGGGCAGAAGGTCTTCGAGGCCAACCCGAAGATCATCGACTTCCTCCGCGGGCGGGGGGCCCTGGTCTGGGCTGGCCAAGAGACCCACTCCTACCCCATCTGCTGGCGCTGCAAGCATCCCATCATCTTCCGGGCCACTGAGCAGTGGTTCATCGCCCTCGATGGGGAGGGGAAGCTCCGCGAGAAGGCCCTGGCCGCGATCGAGGACGTCAAATGGTTTCCCTCCTGGGGCAAGGAACGCATCCGCAACATGATCGCCACCCGCCCCGATTGGTGCATCTCAAGGCAGCGGCTGTGGGGCGTCCCCATCCCCGCCTTCTACTGCAAGAGCTGCGGGGAGGCCGTGCTGCGCAAGGACCTCCTGGAACGCGTGGCCGACCTCTTTGAGAAGGAAAGCGCCGACGCCTGGTACGAGCGGGAGGCCAAGGATCTGCTCCCGCCCGGCTTCCACTGCCCGCGGTGCCAGGGCGAGGCCTTCGACAAAGAGCGGGACATCCTCGACGTGTGGTTCGACTCCGGCTCCTCCCAGGCCGCGGTCCTGGGCCATCGGGCGGACCTGCCCTGGCCGGCCGACGTCTACCTGGAGGGGAGCGACCAGCACCGGGGATGGTTCCATTCCTCGCTGCTCATCGGGGTGGGTACGCGGGGGGCCCCCCCCTACCGGCAGGTCATCACCCATGGCTTCACCGTGGACGCGGAGGGCAAGAAGATCTCCAAGAGCCTCGGCAACGACGTGGACAGCCAGAAGCTCATCGCCTCCCATGGCGCGGAGATCCTGCGGCTGTGGACGATCATGGTCGACTACCGGGAGGACATGCGCTTCTCCGACGACATGCTGAAGCGCGTGTCCGAGGCCTACCGCAAGATCCGCAACACCTGCCGCTACTTGATCTCGAATCTCTATGACTTCGACCCCGCTACAGACGCGGTCCTGGACGCGGAGTTGGACGATCTCGATGGCTACGCTCTGGCTTACCATTGGCAGTTCGTTGATCGAGTGCGCGCCGCCTACGACTCATACAGCTTCCACATCGTCTACCACGAGCTCGTCGGCTACTGTGCAGAGATCTCGTCGATCTACTTCGACATCCTCAAGGATCGCCTTTACTGTGACGCTCCGAATGATCGACGCCGGCGCTCAGCGCAGACCGTACTGCATCGGATCCTGGATGAGTTGACTCGCCTGTTAGCACCAGTGCTGCCGTTCACGGCGGATGAGGTGTGGTCGCATGTCTCTGGCCATGGCGCTGATTCAGTGCATACAACCCTCTTTCCGGCAAAGACTCCTCTAGTTCCAGGAACGCCCACGAAAACAGGCGAAGTCGTCCGAATGCAGGCGAGCGATTTGATACTTCGATGGTCACAGGACCTTTTCCCGTTGCGAGAGGAGGTCTTGAAGAAGCTAGAGGAAGCTCGCGCGGCGCGGACCATCGGCTCGAGCTTGGAAGCTCGCGTACACATCACCGCGCCCGCCAAGCAGTTGGACGCCCTCCGCAAGTACGAGAGTCAGAGCACTGTCTTCCCAGGCAACCTGGCCAATCTCTTCATCGTGAGCAAGGTCGACCTGGAGGCGGAGGGGCCGCTCGCGGCCCGGGTGGGTCCCGCCCCCGGCCGCAAGTGCGAGCGCTGCTGGACCTACTCCGAGAACGTGGGGCGGCTCCCCGTCCACCCCGCGGTCTGCGAGCGCTGCGCGGCGGTGCTGGAAAGACGATGA
- a CDS encoding inositol-3-phosphate synthase has product MTTTGKNRPIGRADGKLGVLLPGMGAVATTFVAGVEAIRRGMSRPIGSLTQMGTVRLGKRTEGRNPRIAEFVPLASLDDVVFAGWDIYRDNAYEAARKAGVLNPEHLSALKPFLETVKPWPAVFDPAYVKRLTGENVKKGKNKRDLAEQVSADIEGFRKEKGLARLVMVWCGSTEVYREASEVHSTIEKFERGLAEDHPDILPSMIYAYCAIKAGIPYANGAPNLSADIPALTDLARKTGTPIGGKDFKTGQTLMKTILAPGFKARLLGMNGWYSTNILGNRDGEVLDDPESFKSKEVSKLGVLEHILQPHLYPDLYGKIHHVVRINYYPPRGDNKEGWDNIDIFGWMGYPMQIKVDFLCRDSILAAPIVLDLALFFDLAGRAGMSGIQEWLSFYFKSPMHAPGLYPEHDLFIQLMKLKNTLRHLRGEELITHLGLEYYD; this is encoded by the coding sequence ATGACCACGACGGGGAAGAATCGGCCCATCGGGCGGGCGGACGGCAAGCTGGGGGTGTTGCTGCCCGGCATGGGGGCGGTGGCCACCACCTTCGTGGCGGGGGTGGAGGCGATACGCAGGGGCATGTCCCGACCCATCGGGAGCCTCACCCAGATGGGAACGGTGCGGCTGGGTAAGCGGACGGAAGGGCGCAATCCCCGCATCGCTGAGTTCGTCCCCCTCGCCTCCCTGGACGACGTGGTCTTCGCCGGCTGGGACATCTACCGGGACAACGCCTACGAGGCCGCGCGCAAGGCAGGCGTGCTCAACCCCGAGCATCTGAGCGCCCTGAAGCCCTTCCTGGAGACGGTGAAGCCCTGGCCGGCCGTCTTCGACCCCGCCTACGTCAAGAGGCTGACGGGCGAGAACGTGAAGAAGGGGAAGAACAAGCGGGACCTTGCGGAGCAGGTCTCCGCCGACATCGAGGGCTTCCGCAAGGAGAAGGGGCTCGCCCGCCTAGTCATGGTGTGGTGCGGCTCCACCGAGGTGTACCGCGAGGCGAGCGAGGTCCACTCCACGATCGAGAAGTTTGAGCGGGGCCTGGCCGAGGATCACCCCGACATTCTCCCATCCATGATCTACGCCTACTGCGCGATCAAGGCGGGAATCCCCTACGCCAACGGGGCCCCCAACCTCTCCGCCGACATTCCCGCCCTCACCGACCTGGCCCGGAAGACAGGCACCCCCATTGGGGGCAAGGACTTCAAGACCGGCCAGACCCTCATGAAGACGATCCTCGCCCCCGGCTTCAAGGCCCGCCTCCTGGGCATGAATGGCTGGTACTCGACCAACATCCTTGGCAACCGGGACGGGGAGGTGCTCGACGACCCGGAGTCCTTCAAGTCCAAGGAGGTCTCGAAGCTGGGGGTCCTGGAGCACATCCTCCAGCCCCACCTCTACCCCGACCTCTACGGGAAGATCCACCACGTGGTGCGCATCAACTACTACCCGCCGCGGGGGGACAACAAGGAAGGCTGGGACAACATCGACATCTTCGGCTGGATGGGCTACCCCATGCAGATCAAGGTGGACTTCCTCTGCCGTGACTCCATCCTGGCCGCCCCCATCGTGCTGGACCTCGCTCTCTTCTTCGACCTCGCGGGGCGGGCGGGGATGAGCGGCATCCAGGAATGGCTCTCCTTCTACTTCAAGAGCCCGATGCACGCCCCCGGCCTCTACCCCGAGCATGACCTTTTCATCCAGCTCATGAAGCTCAAGAACACGCTGCGGCATCTGCGGGGGGAAGAGCTCATCACCCATCTGGGCCTCGAGTACTACGATTAG
- a CDS encoding RluA family pseudouridine synthase: MRLDSWLARELPGLSRARIQSLIAAGHVRLQGKDTRASARLRPGQAVSVVVPNPVPAHPQPEDIPLDIVHEDPHLLVLNKPAGLAVHPGAGRPGGTLVNALLRHVRDLSGVGGVLRPGIVHRLDRGTSGLLVVAKDDETHRALAQQFAGRTVEKEYLALVLGTPTRREGTIDAPVGRDPVHRKRMSARSPRGREARSSYVVEEAFDGAALLRVRIHTGRTHQIRVHLASLGHPVAGDATYGGTRPPTSRQAASRAALASLERPALHAARLAFTHPGAGQRVVFESPLPPDLQGVVDRLRAGSGGQPRTKSLVS; encoded by the coding sequence TTGCGGCTCGATTCCTGGCTGGCGCGTGAGCTCCCCGGTCTGAGCCGGGCCCGCATCCAGTCCCTGATCGCGGCCGGCCACGTGCGGCTGCAAGGGAAGGACACCCGGGCCTCGGCCCGGCTCCGCCCGGGCCAGGCCGTCTCCGTTGTCGTGCCCAATCCCGTTCCCGCCCATCCCCAGCCCGAGGACATCCCGCTCGACATCGTCCATGAGGACCCACACCTCTTGGTCCTTAACAAGCCGGCCGGCCTCGCTGTTCACCCGGGGGCGGGGAGGCCGGGGGGCACCCTCGTAAACGCGCTCCTCCGGCACGTCCGCGACCTCTCGGGGGTGGGAGGGGTCCTGCGCCCGGGGATCGTGCACCGCTTGGACCGCGGCACCTCCGGCCTGCTCGTGGTGGCCAAAGACGACGAGACCCACCGGGCGCTGGCCCAGCAATTCGCGGGACGGACGGTCGAGAAAGAGTACCTGGCCCTCGTCCTCGGTACGCCCACCCGCCGGGAGGGGACGATCGACGCCCCCGTCGGCCGCGATCCCGTCCACCGCAAGCGGATGTCCGCGCGGTCCCCCCGCGGCCGCGAAGCGCGCTCCTCCTACGTGGTCGAGGAAGCCTTCGACGGCGCTGCTCTCCTGCGGGTGCGGATCCACACCGGGCGCACCCACCAGATCCGGGTCCACCTCGCCTCCCTCGGCCATCCGGTGGCGGGAGACGCCACCTACGGGGGAACGCGCCCGCCCACCTCCCGCCAGGCCGCCTCCCGCGCGGCCCTGGCCTCCCTGGAGCGCCCCGCTCTCCACGCCGCCCGCCTCGCCTTCACGCACCCCGGGGCCGGCCAGCGGGTCGTGTTCGAGAGCCCCTTGCCCCCCGACCTGCAGGGTGTGGTCGACCGCCTCCGGGCGGGAAGCGGCGGCCAACCGCGGACAAAGAGCTTGGTATCATGA